Part of the Ctenopharyngodon idella isolate HZGC_01 chromosome 8, HZGC01, whole genome shotgun sequence genome, TAAGCCAGCGAGTGCAGGAGGATTTCTCTCAAGTTAAAAGTCAAGTACAGGTTCTGAAGCTGCTATTCAGCAGAATCtttgctgctgtttttgttctgtatttgtttaCAGAGTCTGTCATGTACCTTCGCTCTTATTTGACGTCTGTAAGATTTGACAACACGTATATCACAGGAGGGCTTAGGAGGAAAGCAGTTGAAAAAGGGATTGCGGTTGAAGCAAAGGATGTGAAAAATGGAGTAAACTCCACCAGTTTCAGAATAACTAAAAGGGAACTTTTCAAATGTCTGGGTCCTGCCATGGTGATCACTTTGTATCTGTTGATGACAATCTTTTTGCTAGTGCTGGACCATTTCTTGTattacttggtgaaatcaggtggTCCTTGGATTTCAAACATGCCATCCACCAACATCAGCATCAACGTCAACTTCAAGGTAATCCACTCCACTAGTTTCTCCTTAAAATACAGATATACTGATGAAGTATAactccaataaaaaaaaaaaaaaatgcattcctTTTAAATTTCTTCTAATGTAATGTACAAAAAGGTGTATAAAGACAACATTGTTCATCATCACttaatttattgcattttgataACAATGCTCCTGctcaaaatgcatgttttacaATCTCTCAAACATATAGGATAGAGATTTAGAAGATTGGAGCTTATTCTGCcatgtttattaattattatgagACATTAACTGATTTCACACATAAACATCTTACTGACATGTACAGCTGAGCTcgaaagtttacataccccttgcagaatctgcaaaaatgttaatcgttttaacaaaataaggatCATAAAAagtgtgtgttattttttttttagtactgtcctgagtaagttatttcacataacagatttttacataaagtccacaagacaaaaaaaaaaaatagctgaatttataaaaatgacccagttcaaaagtttacatactcTTGTGTgttgttacctggatgatccacgactgtttgcttgtttttgtgatggttgttctcccttgtttgtcctgagcagttaaactgaccatgttcttcagaaaaattctcCAGGTTCTGCAaattctttggttttccagcatcttctgcatgtatcttctgtatgattttgagatctatcttttcacactgaggacatctgagggactcaaacacaactattaaaaaaggttcaaacattcactgatgcttcagaaggaaacacaatgcattaagagtcggggggtgaaaacttttgaacaagaagtTGATGTGCAAgcttttcttattttgtttaaagttcatatttttttcatttagtactgctcTTCGGACGCTACAGAAGATGTTTACACGTatcccagaagacaaaaaagtaCTATTTATCCTGTTCATCCCATTCAAAAAGTTAACatcccccgactcttaatgcatcgtgtttccatCTGGAGCATcaatgaatgtttgaaccttttttaatagttgtgtttgagtccctcagttgtcctcagtgtgaaaagatggatctcaaaatcatacagtcactgctggagagggttcaaatatgcaaaagatgctggaaaatcaaAGAATCTGCACGACTTGgaagatttttctgaagaacagagctcagtttaaatgctcaggacaaacaagggactcatgaacaaccatcacaaaacaaacaaacagttgtgGATCATCAAGGAAgcgacacacagtattaagaatcaagggaatgtaaacttttgaactgggtcatttttataaattcagctgtttttttttgttttttttttgtcttgtggactttatgtaaacatctgttatgtgaaattcaggacagtactaaataaaaaataacatacaatttttatgatccttcttattttgttaaaataattaatatttttgcagattctgcaaggggtaggCTATGTAAACGTtcaagcttaaagggttagttcactcaaaaatgaaaataatgtcatttattactcaccttcatgtcgttccacacccgtaagaccttcgttcatcttcggaacgcaaattaagatatttttgatgaaatccgatcgCTCAGTAAGGCTTTTATAGCCAACatgttaatttacactttcagtgcccataaagatactaaaaaaatacaacagttcatgtgagttcagtagttctaccttaatattataaagctacgagaatactttttgtgtggtaaaaaacaaaataatgacttttcaacaatatctagtgatggccgatttcaaaacactgttttgaatcttttgtttcgaatcattggttcagatcgtgtgtcaaactgctgaaatcatgtgactttggcgctccgaatcactgattcgaaacaaaagatgcGTTTCAGAGCAGGTCTAGATTTTTTCACAAAATGATGAGtaactgaatgtttttttgttgttgttgtttgttctgaaatgtaattaagtaaacatttcccaaaatgaaaatattccaTTAAAGAAAGTAAATAGCCTAGTTATGTCCACTATTGTGAAAATGAATAACACTTCTCTCTTTTCGTCCCCTTTATCTTTTTAATCATCTCAGGTTGTAACAGAGAATGGCATCTGCCAGATCTTTAGCTCAGACTGTCAGAAAGAATTGTTCAACTTCAACAGAAATTACGCAGCCCTCATTCACTCTGATCCAAACGTGTGTGAAGCCCAATCCAGTATGCTGAACCCAAGTGTAGTGACGGCGCTGGTGTCCCTCTATCTGTTCAGCTACTCCTTGTTGCCGCTGGAGGTCTACGCTCGACGCCTTCGGAGGAAAGTAGCAGCTTCTTTCTTCCAGCAGCAGGAGGAGAGAAGGGTTGAATTCCTTATTAAGAAAATTCaaactaaacaaaaagaaagacaaaatgttttctttatagAAACCAGACATCAAGATGAATATGTCTCTGGGATGACAGATCAGCATAAATAATACACATTGCAACTTCCGTTTTTTGTCgactttatattatttttgttttgtttttttaatttatatttaattattgtttatttgttctgtgCTCTAAGTGGCATATGTGATCTGACCTATGACActttaaaaggttaaaaagaccTCAGTGTTTAACAGTGAAAACAGCTTTCTGCTTTTACCTCATGTTCACAATCCATTAAGGCACCATGTTAGTGACATACAGCACAGTGCTCAGTCTGGAGGGACTGGATGATAGAAAAATGACAATGGACAGGAAATCAAAAGGTCTTACAATGTTTAGGGGGACTGCAGTGTGCGTCAGTGTCAGTGGTTTATCATATGGCTGTCTGGTATATTAAATAACTTGTAGATAATAAGAGGTTGAACTATGATAGCTCTGTTCTTCTGAAAATTCTTTTTTCAGTTACTTTCATTTGACACAAAAGtagagattttaaaaaatatctgttttttgtCCTTCTAAAGAAAGTCAGTGGggtttaatgttgttttggacccaaCTGAATTTTATTGCACAATAACGGTAGGattgaaaaatgttgttttttctcacaggagaaagaaagtcatagagGCTTAGTAAGGATAAGTAAATGCTGATAGGATTgttactttaaagggttagtttacccaaaaatgaaaattctgtcattaattactcacccttgtgtcgcttccacacccgtaagaccttcattcatcttcagaacacaaattaagatatttttcataaaatctgatggttctgtgaggcctgcatagccagcaagacaattaacgcTTTCAATGCCTGGAGAGCTACaacagacatatttaaaacagttcatgtgattacagtggttcaaccttaatgttatgaagcaacgagaatactttttgtgcgccaacaaaaaaaaaaaaaataatgactttattaaaaatatttagtgatgggtgattttaaaacactgcttcatgaagcttcgaagctttacgaatcttttgtttcgaatcagtggttcggagcgtgtatcaaactgctgtgatttcagtaaacgaggcttcattatgtcataagtgtttcgaaatttcaatggttcaacCCTGGggacagtttgatacacgctccgaaccactgattcaaagcttcatgaagtgctgttttgaaatcgtaaaattgttattttgttttttggcgtacaaaaagtattctcgtcacttcataacattaaggttgaaccactgtaatcacatgaactgttttaaatatgtcttcagcAGCTTGGCTGGgcattgaaaatgttaattgtctTACTGGTAAcgcaggtctcactgagccattggattttatcaaaaacgtcttaatttgtgttcggaagatgaacgaaggtcttacaggtgtggaacgacatgagggtgagtaattaatgatagaattttcatttttgggtgaactaaatctTTAAGAGAGAGCAATGACAATGTGTGTCAATGACGTCATCTCAACTCAAAGCAACTCGTCACACTGACTTAAATTCCTCTAATGAATGTAGTCAAAGTCTTAAATAAACTCAGTAACATAGAACACATATCAAGATGTCAAAAGAATGATGATTTATGAAtctattgatttttcttttcattttctctttcattgTTTCTTTTGGAGCCTGATAAAATTGAACAATCTGTATCACTCTTTGTCTAAATGTCTGATGGAAACTTCAAAGCCTTAAAAGGTGATCTGAGGAGGTCGAGTAGTTGGCATAAAGATTTATGTCTATAGTGCTGCCACTTTAACTGGGCTTTTATGGACAGTTTATTCAAGTCCATCAAAGAGCGCATGTGGGAGAGGAATAAAAACCCTTACTTTGCACCTTTGTCCAACTCCATCGGGGTAACTTCAGTGGACACTTTCAACTCAGAATTATTCCTGCCTCTGTCACAGCACACTTATAAAGAGCCCTGCTGCAGTAGCACTATCACCTGTCTCATAGCAACTGTCTCTTTGTGCTGTCCACATCATCACAACATTTTAAAGCTAATACACTGATAAAACCATTTTCTGGGAAAGAAAGTGCAAGCATTAGTCAAAGAAACTACAGAAATAAATTCAAAGGCAGATCTTAAAAAGGTAATTATtagcattaaaatgtttaggAGAAAAGCCAGTGAGAGCCCTTTAATGAGGTGAGATATCTAAAGCATAACAGATGATAATGGAAATGTGTAGCATCTCAGAGCAGACCAAAAACAAGAAATGAAAggcaggaaagaaaaaaaaatcttccacaGAAGATGGTGATTATGAGGATGAGGTCAATTACGAAGAGGAGATGAATGAAGCTGATTCTGAAAAGTACTTTCAGGACAATAGAGAACATTATATATCAACACTGTAAAGCATAAACAAAAGActccactgtaaaaaatattccgtagtttttacaaaataattttggcagctgtggttgccagaataattttgtaaaaaatacagaaaaaaactgtaaacacatttacagaacaaactgtcaattttacagtataaaactgtaatttacaaacatacaaacagaaaatttgaatgtaaacaagtaaattcaacaatgcatactactagtaaaatctgttttgtacctttaacatatactgacaaccaccataataatgcaggtggtaaaagagaaagccacatgaagaatcagagttcatcacaaatagcttttccactggctaaagtatatattaatgtaaagagggtgcaaagagtcattcacgcaaacgcaaaacaccatcatggtaacccacaacacttacataatgcaataaacattcattaaacaacagaagatgtaacataaaaccctaatgtacataactgataacaaaaactattaagaaacatgattttttaaacaaaatactttcaaatgtggagtgtcacacagggaattgtgggaatatcagtttacagtttttgactgtaaattatacattgatttgttcttttttacttctaaaaattgtaaaatttacagcattttactgtgaaaattacataaaatgtctggtaagagcttttacagtttttccctgtatatagtactggaacttactgttaacctatttacatttttttccgtaacgtttttacaatattttactgttaaaatcacattcattttttacagtgtctgattaaagggatagttcaccaactaatgaaaatgatgtcattatttactcaccctcatgtcaatccAAACCCATATTTTCTTTCCTCTGTGCAACACAACAGGAGAAATTTTCAAGTACAATTGCAATGAATGGAGACagaagctttcaagcttcaaaacatGCAAAACTACCATAAAATTGTGATAAACGTCATCCATACAACATGCCCTATATTTCAGGTTTCAGATACATTTTtgaaatttaagttgttattaACTGAAAATCTTGACGTGCTTGGTATGTTCATGAAAGGAGATTCAAAGATTTTATagtaaatttcagtctgttcctgctgtatacactgcaaaaaatgctttttttctttattagattttttgtcttgtttctagtccaaatatctaaaaattcttaaatcaagaagcattttctagacaagcaaaaattattgtcttgttttcagaaaaaataagtcaaaattttttccttaaaacaagcaaaataatctgccaatggggtaagcaaaaaaatcttgttttcggtttgaaataagatttttttgcttaccccattggcagattattaaGGAAAAACTCAATTTGTACTTATTTCTTCTGAAAACAAGATAAGCATGTGATTCATCATGTGGTTTTCTTTTTACCAccccttacgaaaaagaagtttattcaacCCAGATAGCAACTTTGTGCCGACCCAAATCCGGCCTACATTTGCCATGCATGTTAtgatgatctgggccacatgTGGCTTGGAATAGTGGCACTTGGGTGGACTGCTCCTTTTCACCAGATCTAagccacatgtcagccaagagcaaagaaataaaccggAATTGGACCTCatctgagccacaaaatctttatatgttatttatagaatcatcttatcattaacaagcagaatcactgaagaaaagaaaagaacagaacagaaaaagagacaaacagaaacacaagagctacacctgacttcagccacagccttaggcCTGAGACACactaaactattttaaaatcttaaccGATTTTAAAACTGTGGGAGACCACAGACATGACAGTTTCAACCAATTTTTTGCATTATAATCCTCTGAACGCACACACGAGATGATTTGACCGGACTGCGAGACCACACACCTGTTGACTGCAGGAACAATTTCACAGTGACACGAGATCTCAAGGAGGCTCTCCACAAATGGTGGACAATCGCCGTTGTCAGCAGGCTCTCCTGACACGCGTTctgctttacagtgaaaaacaaaatagaaaaagaaaaaaaaaagaatatgggTGATCTTCTTTCTCAATACTCCACTTTCAAGGCATGTTTGTGGCTTTCAAGTTTCAGCTAAAGAAGCACGCAACATCCAGTATAACGCTTACTCACTCATTGGCTATCGTGGGTATCATGTCAGAGGCAGCCCGATTAAGAGtcgtaaatatcaaacattcTGATATTTATGATTTGAGATCAGGGACGCTCCATCTCGATCAGGAGCAgttaaataatcataatgacaccacacaatagaagtttttttggacaaaaaatggTTTGCGACAAGtcttgagaattaacagaagtttaacgctcatgtttgtttcatttgaagtcaccacaatggtgattggtgtttctattagttgggctcttaactCTTATGGTACATTTGTATTCTTTGGTTGCTGTGACAATGTGTTTGTAAAAAATTGAAATGACATCAGATGTTGATTTTAGCTGCTGGTGGTTTTATAATCGTCATGAAATAGCCTGAAtcattgatgtcatttaaatgtaataattatattgTGCCATTAACACGCTTAAATTACAAACCCTGACTTACTGCAACATGAGATCATACTGTATCACAGAAATCAGTTAGTGGgttgaactaaaaaaaaaaaaaaaaaaaaaaaaaaacatgaccagCAAACTGTAAActacaatgacaaacacagatatgagcaatcAGCATATGCATCTCAACAGgggtgacaacaaaatattcagacaatcagatcaactctgagatctcagtgatggtcagttttgttccgttatgagatttcaatgacagtcgagtttgaaatgattcaaactgttggttttgttttgtgatgagatttcagtgatggtcggttttcagtgtcagttttgttccattatgagatttcaaagatggtcctTTTTGTTCtattatgagattttaatgacggtcggttttgttccattatgagATCTTGATAATGGTTGTTTTTttccgttacgagatttcaaagacagtcagttttgttttgtgttgttacGAGAGTTCACTGATGGtcgattttatttatttacgagatcttaatgacggtaggttttgttcctttgttcttttacgagatttcaaagacgatcagttttattcggttatgacatttcaaagacatctgttttattcggttatgagatttccaTTAAATAATGGCCGTTTTTTCCATTACGTGATTTTAAGGAcacttggttttgtttcttAACGAGATTTTATTGACAgttagttttgttcagttacgcgatctcaatgtgTCAGTCGTTTTTGTCCTgttatgagatttaaaaaacggtcggttttgttcctttgttcgtTTGTGAGATTGTTAAagaaagtcggttttgttttcatatcaatgatggtcagttttgctCCCTCACAAGATTTCATTGATGGTCAGTTTtaggaaattttaaaaatgttttattcagttataaGATTTCACTGAAggccggttttgttcagttacgagatcttaatgatggtgaattttcagtgtcagtcggttttg contains:
- the ocstamp gene encoding osteoclast stimulatory transmembrane protein, which produces MMPLRNYSLSMSSLRASARNIMEMLWLCYSSPTPQNAGHLLSLLVLCLLMAAVTASLLFHWLIDLLKYDVQTALVAVGIYATAVFILSSLIHPFRCAFTLIFPTLFTRQGRKLLLSTSVMIVVLYVLPNMAANIATLTHVVKCASEKLSQSLLSSSELINTIKDNIVRNAEEQVDSSLMQTLRDFDHTTNINVSEVKGQLHFLSQRVQEDFSQVKSQVQVLKLLFSRIFAAVFVLYLFTESVMYLRSYLTSVRFDNTYITGGLRRKAVEKGIAVEAKDVKNGVNSTSFRITKRELFKCLGPAMVITLYLLMTIFLLVLDHFLYYLVKSGGPWISNMPSTNISINVNFKVVTENGICQIFSSDCQKELFNFNRNYAALIHSDPNVCEAQSSMLNPSVVTALVSLYLFSYSLLPLEVYARRLRRKVAASFFQQQEERRVEFLIKKIQTKQKERQNVFFIETRHQDEYVSGMTDQHK